From a single Paenibacillus sp. FSL R5-0345 genomic region:
- the argC gene encoding N-acetyl-gamma-glutamyl-phosphate reductase: protein MTVEGKLRAAIVGSTGYGGVELIRLLQSHPKVEITSVISSSSAGDAIEEGFPHLTGIIDRRLDGVDPVQMAERADVVFTATPSGVSAKLVPQLLEVGLKVVDLSGDFRLKDGAEYEHWYKHTAPADEYLEQAVYGLCEVFGERVAGVDFISNPGCYPTATLLGLIPAIQAGWIKHDSIIIDAKSGVTGAGRGTSLMVHYAEINENLKTYKLNKHQHIPEIEQTLTEIAGEKVTVTFTTHLVPMSRGIMSTMYAGMKGNYTEQDFVDLYREYYAGRPYVRVRDVGVIPATKEVSGSNYCDIGFATDARTGRVTIVSVIDNVVKGAAGQAIQNLNLMMGWEETLGLGYTPVYP, encoded by the coding sequence ATGACAGTGGAAGGCAAGCTGAGGGCGGCGATTGTTGGATCAACGGGTTATGGAGGCGTAGAGCTGATTCGGCTACTACAAAGTCATCCTAAAGTAGAGATTACTTCGGTAATTTCCTCATCTAGTGCAGGGGATGCGATAGAGGAAGGGTTTCCTCATTTGACGGGCATTATTGACCGAAGGCTGGATGGCGTTGATCCGGTGCAGATGGCTGAGCGGGCGGATGTGGTTTTTACGGCTACGCCGTCGGGTGTAAGTGCAAAGCTGGTCCCGCAGCTGCTGGAAGTTGGACTAAAGGTCGTAGATCTATCCGGTGATTTCCGATTGAAGGATGGCGCAGAGTATGAGCACTGGTACAAACATACGGCTCCTGCTGATGAATACCTAGAACAGGCTGTATACGGACTTTGCGAGGTGTTCGGAGAGCGTGTGGCTGGGGTTGATTTTATATCTAATCCAGGCTGTTATCCTACTGCTACACTTCTTGGACTAATTCCTGCGATTCAGGCAGGCTGGATTAAGCATGACAGTATTATTATTGATGCGAAATCGGGGGTTACCGGAGCAGGACGCGGAACGAGTCTGATGGTGCATTATGCAGAGATAAACGAGAACTTAAAAACTTATAAATTAAATAAACATCAGCATATACCGGAAATCGAGCAGACACTCACGGAGATTGCTGGAGAAAAGGTAACCGTAACGTTTACCACACATCTCGTGCCGATGAGCCGAGGGATTATGAGTACGATGTATGCAGGAATGAAGGGCAATTATACGGAGCAGGATTTTGTGGATTTATATCGTGAATATTATGCGGGCAGACCTTATGTGCGAGTGCGCGATGTAGGTGTGATTCCGGCAACAAAAGAAGTTAGCGGCTCTAATTATTGTGATATCGGATTTGCGACAGATGCTCGTACAGGGCGGGTGACTATAGTCTCCGTCATTGATAACGTTGTAAAAGGTGCGGCAGGTCAGGCAATACAGAACCTTAATTTGATGATGGGATGGGAGGAAACCCTTGGCCTCGGCTACACACCTGTGTATCCATAA